The Alteromonas mediterranea DE genome contains the following window.
GACATTCAAACTTAACGATTTCTGAACGAAACATGACGAAGTCTGAACGAGTGCAAAAAACATAAAAAAACCCGCTGTTAAGCAGGTTTTTAAACTTCAGAATTGAGAAGCAATTAAGCGTTTGGCGCCGCCTCAGGTGTAGCTTCTTCTGCTTTAACCGCTGAAAGCTGCATGTTGCGAATTGGATTATCTGTATCGTTAGAAAGCTCAACAAGACGGTTTAGCTGACCAACTGACATCATTACCGCATAGATTGCACCTAGGAAGCCTTGTTTATGTAGCTCAAGTACTTGCTCTTCAGGTAGCTCAAGAAGTTTCTTCTCGTTGATGCTCATCATGCCTGTAACATTGCGCTGCTTACCGTCTTGGTAAGTAAGGCGAATTTGAATTGGATCAAGTAGGTCTAGCTCAACAACTTTCGCTACAAAACGCTGTGTTAGCATTTCGCTGTTTGCAAGGTCTGCTAGGAATTTTTGACGGTTGTCTAGGAATTCACTTGCTTCGCCAGCTTCTGTAAATAGCGCTTGGCCTTCATCAGAAATAAGATCAGAGTTTTCGTCGATGTAAACACCAAGCTTGTCGCCGTCAGGACGTACGTCGAACGGGTAGCGAAGGATGTTCATTGGAACGTGAGGACCTTTCCAGCTGTCGCCAGTTAGGAAAAGGTTTTGACCCTGTTCCATACCAAGCATAGTAACTACGTGGTGGCGCTTAGCATTCGTGTCTTCAATGAAAACAAGCGGCATAGTTGCTGCTAGTTGTGCGAACTCACGGATTGTTGCTGCTGCAAGGTGTGTATTTTTAGCAAAGCTGAAAGAAGTGTTTACCGCAACCTTTAGGTCTTTATGCTTTTCTTTATCTAGCGGTACAAAGTTAATAGCCATATTTATTTCTCATACTTGTTAGCTGTGGCCCCGGCTTAATTATGTGAGAAGAGCGGGTGCCACTAAAAAATTACGTCGGCCGCGCTGATGTATATTATCCATCGATAGTTGGCGGAGCGCTTGGGAGTATCCCGTATTCGCGCAATGAAGTCACGCAGTCTTCACCATAACAAGTTTTAAATTTTTATTGCAATGTAAACTTTAAGTGAATGAGCCCAAGCGCTCTAAAAATGAGCAATTCCGACGAATTTGAAGAATTACGCGAGCAATGAAGGGGAAACGAAAGCCTATTGTCGCGGTATGAATTATCCTTTAGTCTCTAGTTGCTATTCATTTTAGGGGCTGATGGCCTAAGTGATTAAAAACAAAATAAGGACTTTCTATGAAGGGGCGCTTCCCACTTTCATCTTGCGCATTAGTTATCTCTGCGCTTTTTGCTTCACACACCGCACTGGCAGAAACACCGACCTACTCTGCCTCTGAACGAGCGGTAAATATCGCGAAGGAAACCATTATCGTAGATGGTCATATTGACGTACCTTACCGCGTTAAAGAAAAATGGGTGGATGTAACCAACGCAACTGAAGACGGCGATTTTGACTACCCGCGTGCCGTTGCGGGCGGTTTAAACGCCCCTTTTATGAGCATTTACGTACCGGCAAGCTTAGATAATTCACCAGAGTCTACACAGCTCGCTCATGAACTTATCGACTCAGTAGAAGCGATTGTTGCGCGAGCGCCTGATAAATTTGCCATTGCCAAAAGTCCTTCTGACGTAAAAGCGCAGTTTGAAAAAGGCCTCATTT
Protein-coding sequences here:
- a CDS encoding SapC family protein; the protein is MAINFVPLDKEKHKDLKVAVNTSFSFAKNTHLAAATIREFAQLAATMPLVFIEDTNAKRHHVVTMLGMEQGQNLFLTGDSWKGPHVPMNILRYPFDVRPDGDKLGVYIDENSDLISDEGQALFTEAGEASEFLDNRQKFLADLANSEMLTQRFVAKVVELDLLDPIQIRLTYQDGKQRNVTGMMSINEKKLLELPEEQVLELHKQGFLGAIYAVMMSVGQLNRLVELSNDTDNPIRNMQLSAVKAEEATPEAAPNA